A DNA window from Ictalurus punctatus breed USDA103 chromosome 11, Coco_2.0, whole genome shotgun sequence contains the following coding sequences:
- the LOC108271513 gene encoding leucine-rich repeat-containing protein 15 — translation MDLGQYIILCICAVNAVVWGCPQKCQCKNNKTLCKGYEMKDFPSPIPVNTNALVITETNITSLKPVHFGAFSETLTVFSVLDSRIREVQPHTFDETPHLINLTLSASELSSLPEDLFQKSQSLENLILSNNKLNTLPSSLLAPLQALKLLDLRKNKLKSIPEEAFRGLTHLENLVLQENNITNLHSGTFRGLRKLKTLSLKQNKLEVIPSNIFEHLENLEFLHLQNNVITHLPAELFAHQRKLQKLYLSNNLLSVLPEGIFLNMPKLQKISLFDNQLQTLSPNTFGPMPLLEELWLYDNNLTRLDENVFSSLTHIKLLVLSRNQISYISPGAFNGLIELEEISLQANHLTSLEEGVFRGLPNLAKISLRNNQIQHLPGKLLHGLSYLKHLELQNNSLLYLSEELLDSLTNATNVVLFENLWRCDRDIVPLRDWLSKYQEKANNASSIKCFSPSWLMNISIINLENHHLQTSTGSTNPSKIPPTPLPHSSTTVPSANTTSLSENKDHTSDQWRTHIIIIAVVCTAAVVAISICVICWRRNKRRGSRNIEH, via the coding sequence ATGGATCTAGGACAGTATATAATCCTCTGCATTTGTGCTGTAAATGCAGTTGTCTGGGGATGTCCACAGAAATGCCAGTGCAAAAACAACAAGACTTTGTGCAAGGGATATGAAATGAAAGATTTCCCTTCCCCCATTCCCGTAAATACGAACGCTCTGGTCATTACCGAAACTAACATCACCTCACTGAAACCAGTTCATTTTGGAGCCTTCTCTGAGACGCTTACAGTGTTTTCAGTATTGGATTCAAGGATAAGAGAGGTGCAACCTCACACCTTTGATGAGACACCCCACCTAATCAACTTAACGCTTTCAGCATCTGAGCTATCTTCTCTACCAGAGGACCTGTTTCAGAAATCGCAGTCACTGGAGAATCTGATTCTGAGCAACAACAAACTAAATACACTCCCTTCATCCCTGCTCGCTCCTCTTCAAGCCCTGAAATTATTGGACCTGAGGAAAAACAAGCTGAAATCTATTCCAGAGGAGGCTTTTCGGGGTCTGACTCACCTGGAGAACCTCGTGTTGCAGGAAAACAACATCACGAACCTGCACTCGGGTACCTTCCGTGGACTTCGCAAGCTCAAGACCTTGTCCCTAAAACAGAACAAGCTGGAAGTGATCCCAAGCAATATCTTTGAGCATCTGGAGAACCTTGAGTTCTTGCATCTGCAGAACAACGTCATCACACACTTACCTGCGGAACTTTTCGCACACCAACGGAAGCTCCAAAAGCTCTACCTCTCTAACAATTTGCTGTCTGTCCTTCCTGAAGGTATCTTCTTGAACATGCCCAAGCTACAGAAGATCTCACTTTTTGATAACCAGCTGCAGACACTGTCTCCCAACACCTTCGGTCCCATGCCCCTGCTCGAGGAGCTGTGGCTGTATGACAACAATTTAACACGTCTTGATGAAAACGTCTTCAGCAGTTTAACTCATATCAAACTTCTAGTGCTCAGCAGGAACCAGATCTCGTACATCTCTCCTGGTGCCTTCAATGGATTGATCGAGCTGGAAGAAATTTCTTTACAGGCCAACCACCTGACAAGCCTCGAGGAAGGAGTATTCAGAGGTCTTCCTAATTTGGCCAAAATATCGTTGAGAAACAATCAGATTCAGCACCTTCCTGGGAAGCTTCTCCATGGCCTTTCATATTTAAAGCATCTGGAGCTTCAAAACAATTCTCTACTCTATTTATCCGAGGAGCTTTTAGACTCGCTAACCAATGCTACCAATGTAGTGCTATTTGAAAATCTCTGGAGGTGCGACCGGGACATTGTACCACTTCGAGACTGGCTATCGAAGTACCAAGAAAAAGCAAATAACGCCTCATCCATCAAGTGCTTTAGTCCCTCCTGGCTGATGAACATCAGTATTATAAACCTTGAAAACCATCACCTTCAAACATCTACTGGTTCCACTAATCCGTCTAAAATTCCCCCCACTCCTCTACCTCATAGTAGCACCACCGTACCTTCAGCGAACACCACATCACTCTCAGAGAACAAAGACCACACCAGTGATCAATGGCGCACACACATCATCATTATTGCTGTGGTTTGCACTGCAGCTGTTGTGGCTATAAGCATCTGTGTTATATGCTGGAGGAGGAACAAACGACGGGGCAGTCGAAATATAGAGCACTAA